CCCCGGCGGAGGCCGCCGGGGCGCAGCCGTCGCAGGCACCCCGTCAGGAGGCCCCGGCGGACCAGGAGCCGGGCGAGGCGGAGGTCGCCGCGGTCGTGGAGCCCGTGCAGGTCGTGGAGCCCGTGCAGGTCGTGGAGCCCGTGCAGGTCGTGGAGCCCGTGCAGGTCGTGGAGCCCGCGCAGGCCGCCCAGCCGCACGGGGCCGCGCAGCCCGTCGAGGGCGTGTTCGCCGCCGACCCGGCGCAGCCGCAGGCCCCCGCGGACGTGCAGCCGGCGGAAGGCGTGGTCGGGTTCGAGGACGCGGCCGGGGACGCCGCCGTCCCCGCCGACGCCCCCGGTCCCGCCGCCCGGGCCGTCGACGCGACCGCCGTCCCCGGGGCCCACGCCCTGGCCGGAGCCCCCGCACCCGAGGACCCGGCCGACCGGGCGGTCCCCGCCGATGTCGTCCCCGCCGATGCCGTCGTCGTCGATGCGGTCCCCGCCGGAGCCCCCGCCCCCGGCACGCCCGGCGCCGAAGCGGTACCGGGACCCGAGGCGTCCCAGGTGCCCGGGCCGGCCGCCGCCCCCGTACCGGCCGCCGTCCCGGACGCCGCCGCGGACACCACCGCCGCCGCCGCGGACACCGCCGGAACCGCCGGGCCGGTCGGCCCGCAGGCCCAGGACGTGCAGCCCGTCGCGGCCGCCTCGCAGGACGGCGACGACGTGACCGGCCCGCAGCACGCCCAGGCCCACTTCCCGGCACCGGCCCGGGCACCCGGCGCCCCGGCCGGGCCCGCGGGCCCGGCGGCCGACGCGGGGTACTCCGGCGTCCCGGAGCAGCAGGCCCCCGCCGGCGCGGTGCCGCGGGCGCCGCACCCCGAGCAGCCGCCCGGGCCGTTCGGGTCCGTCGGGGACCAGGCGCCGGCCGCCCCGCACCCCGCCCCGGCCCCGCCCGTCCACCAGGACCCGGAACCCGCCGCCACGGCCTGCGCGCCCCACGAGGACGAGCCGGCCGCCGCGCCGCCGGACCCGCACGGGCCCGACGCCGTGCAGTGGACGGCGGACCCGGCGGCCGGGGGCGCCGAGCAGGAGGCGGGCACGGCCGCGGCGGAAGAGGCACGGCAGCCCGCCGGACCGGCCGCGCCCGCCTACGCCGACGCCGAGCGCGAGGCCGTCCTGAAGGTGATGCGCGAGCGCCGGGACATCCGCAACGGCTTCCGCCCCGACCCGATCCCGCACGAGGTGCTGCTGCGCGTCCTGGAGGCGGCCCACACGGCCCCCTCGGTGGGCCACTCCCAGCCCTGGGACTTCGTCGTCATCCGGTCCGCCGAGACCCGGCGCACCATGCACGAACTGGCCGTGCGCCAGCGCGAGGCGTACGCCAAGTCGCTGCCCAAGGGCCGGGCCAAGCAGTTCAAGGAACTGAAGATCGAGGCCATCCTCGACACCCCGGTGAACATCGTCGTCACCGCCGACCCGACCCGCGGCGGACGCCACACCCTCGGCCGGCACACCCAGCCGCAGATGGCGCCGTACTCCTCCGCGCTCGCGGTGGAGAACCTCTGGCTCGCCGCCCGCGCCGAGGGCCTCGGCGTCGGCTGGGTCAGCTTCTTCGACGAGCGGGAGACGGTCCGCGCGCTCGGCCTGCCCGAGCACCTGGAGGTCGTCGCCTACCTGTGCGTCGGGTACGTCGACGAGTTCCCGGACGAGCCCGAGCTGATGCAGGCCGGCTGGTCCAAGCGGCGCCCGCTGTCGTGGGTGGTGCACGAGGAGACGTACGGCCGCCGCGCCCTGCCCGGAGAGGAACCCCACGACCTGCTTGCCGAGACCGTCGCACAGATCCGCCCGCTCGACGCCAAGGCGCTCGGCGAGGCCTGGGAGCGCCAGAAGCGCATGACCAAGCCGGCCGGCGCGCTCGGCATGCTGGAGATCATCTCCGCGCAGCTGTCCGGGCTGTCCCGGCAGTGCCCGCCGCCGATCCCGGAGCCCGCAGCCGTCGCCATCTTCGCGGGCGACCACGGCGTGCACGCCCAGGGCGTCACCCCGTGGCCGCAGGAGGTCACCGCCCAGATGGTGACCAACTTCCTGGGCGGGGGCGCCGTCTGCAACGCCTTCGCCGGCCAGGTCGGTGCCGAGGTGTGCGTGGTGGACGTCGGTGTCGCCGCCGACCTGCCCGCCACCCCCGGACTGCTGCCCCGCAAGATCCGCGGCG
This is a stretch of genomic DNA from Streptomyces sp. TG1A-8. It encodes these proteins:
- the cobT gene encoding nicotinate-nucleotide--dimethylbenzimidazole phosphoribosyltransferase, with the translated sequence MTDTGQVPAEGQPEGAGMVEQPGVPAHGAYTYLSEAPAEDEDLLLPGARGAWGNEVPPPAPEPVVEAVHQPGPHETAGRDTGSVDLGGVRLPDSGPVSVPPSPILSAPHDAAAAPQPPRRPLHLGPPIPDTSASPVRSLADRGPAGAPVRQPGPPATGPEYLDAQPLRDMAPQSAAPWGAAPAAVAPARTGAPAAETAGPAAAGPSGAAPATPTGPAAQAVQTHAGDAPATEPLPVVHGHDGPQPVHGHDGVYAAPDGQGSGDAPVPVPAGTDQDAPLTPTGPAEAVEPPTDTPAAGTAAAGGLAEAGGSVPPGAAPATDAVSAEQAEQVEQAAVSTPQDTDAPVTVDAADQVVFARTAPPAEAAGAQPSQAPRQEAPADQEPGEAEVAAVVEPVQVVEPVQVVEPVQVVEPVQVVEPAQAAQPHGAAQPVEGVFAADPAQPQAPADVQPAEGVVGFEDAAGDAAVPADAPGPAARAVDATAVPGAHALAGAPAPEDPADRAVPADVVPADAVVVDAVPAGAPAPGTPGAEAVPGPEASQVPGPAAAPVPAAVPDAAADTTAAAADTAGTAGPVGPQAQDVQPVAAASQDGDDVTGPQHAQAHFPAPARAPGAPAGPAGPAADAGYSGVPEQQAPAGAVPRAPHPEQPPGPFGSVGDQAPAAPHPAPAPPVHQDPEPAATACAPHEDEPAAAPPDPHGPDAVQWTADPAAGGAEQEAGTAAAEEARQPAGPAAPAYADAEREAVLKVMRERRDIRNGFRPDPIPHEVLLRVLEAAHTAPSVGHSQPWDFVVIRSAETRRTMHELAVRQREAYAKSLPKGRAKQFKELKIEAILDTPVNIVVTADPTRGGRHTLGRHTQPQMAPYSSALAVENLWLAARAEGLGVGWVSFFDERETVRALGLPEHLEVVAYLCVGYVDEFPDEPELMQAGWSKRRPLSWVVHEETYGRRALPGEEPHDLLAETVAQIRPLDAKALGEAWERQKRMTKPAGALGMLEIISAQLSGLSRQCPPPIPEPAAVAIFAGDHGVHAQGVTPWPQEVTAQMVTNFLGGGAVCNAFAGQVGAEVCVVDVGVAADLPATPGLLPRKIRGGTSDMTTGPAMTREEARAAVEVGIETARDLVAAGNKALLTGEMGIANTTASAALISVYTGADPAEVTGRGTGINDETLARKTEVVRRALELHQPDPADPIGVLAAIGGFEHAAMVGLLLGGASLRTPVILDGVSAGAAALVARAIAPEVLAACIAGHRSAEPGHVAALNKLGLRPLVDLDLRLGEGTGALLALPLVQSTARAMHEVATFDSAGVTEK